A stretch of the Bartonella henselae str. Houston-1 genome encodes the following:
- the purB gene encoding adenylosuccinate lyase, whose product MIARYSRPEMITIWSPETKYRIWFEIEAHACDALAQLGIIPKEAAKVIWEKGKAAKFDINRINEIEAITKHDVIAFLTHLAEFIGPEARFVHQGMTSSDVLDTTLNIQLMRASDILLKDIDQLLEALKKRAFEHKETITIGRSHGIHAEPITFGVKFALAYAEFSRCRKRLLAAQEEISTCAISGAVGTFANIDPRVEEHVAKALGLRAEPVSTQVIPRDRHAMFFATLGVIASSIERLAIEIRHLQRTEVLEAEEYFSPGQKGSSAMPHKRNPVLTENLTGLARMVRAFAIPAMENVALWHERDISHSSVERYIGPDATITLDFALARLTSVIENLIVYPENMQKNLNKFRGLVHSQRVLLALTQAGISREDSYRIVQRNAMKVWEQEKDFLEELLHDKDVTEALSETELREKFDLSYHTKHINTIFKRVFGE is encoded by the coding sequence ATGATAGCACGTTATTCCCGCCCTGAAATGATAACAATTTGGTCACCCGAAACGAAATATCGTATTTGGTTTGAAATCGAAGCACATGCCTGTGATGCCCTAGCTCAACTGGGTATTATTCCCAAAGAAGCAGCAAAGGTAATTTGGGAAAAAGGAAAAGCAGCCAAATTTGATATTAATCGCATTAATGAAATTGAGGCAATCACCAAGCATGATGTTATAGCATTTCTGACCCACTTAGCTGAATTTATTGGACCAGAAGCACGTTTTGTTCACCAAGGCATGACATCATCGGATGTTCTAGATACCACGCTTAATATTCAGTTGATGCGTGCCAGCGATATTCTGCTAAAAGACATAGATCAACTTCTAGAAGCATTAAAAAAACGTGCTTTTGAACATAAAGAGACAATCACCATTGGGCGGAGTCATGGCATTCATGCTGAACCAATAACATTTGGAGTCAAGTTCGCTCTTGCATATGCTGAATTTTCAAGATGTCGCAAACGTCTTCTTGCTGCACAGGAAGAAATTTCTACTTGTGCTATTTCAGGAGCTGTAGGAACTTTTGCAAATATTGATCCACGCGTTGAAGAGCATGTAGCAAAAGCATTGGGATTGCGTGCTGAACCTGTTTCCACCCAAGTGATACCACGCGATCGTCACGCCATGTTCTTTGCAACGCTTGGTGTTATTGCTTCATCTATTGAAAGATTAGCTATAGAAATACGCCATCTACAAAGAACAGAAGTTTTGGAAGCAGAAGAGTATTTTTCACCAGGGCAAAAAGGTTCATCGGCTATGCCTCATAAACGTAATCCTGTTTTAACAGAAAATTTAACGGGATTAGCGCGTATGGTGCGTGCATTTGCAATACCTGCCATGGAAAATGTAGCACTTTGGCATGAACGTGATATTTCTCATTCCTCTGTTGAGCGTTATATTGGCCCTGATGCGACTATTACACTTGACTTTGCTCTCGCTCGACTCACATCTGTCATTGAAAATTTAATTGTCTATCCAGAAAATATGCAAAAAAATCTCAATAAATTTCGAGGACTTGTTCATTCACAACGGGTGCTTTTAGCCCTCACACAAGCTGGAATAAGCCGCGAAGATTCTTATCGGATCGTACAACGAAACGCGATGAAAGTTTGGGAACAAGAAAAAGATTTTTTAGAAGAATTGCTTCACGACAAAGATGTTACAGAAGCTTTAAGTGAAACAGAACTTCGTGAAAAATTTGACCTTTCTTACCACACCAAACATATCAACACGATTTTTAAACGCGTTTTTGGGGAATAA